From Sediminibacterium sp. TEGAF015, a single genomic window includes:
- a CDS encoding nucleoside phosphorylase, whose amino-acid sequence MLRIAESELIINDRGAVYHLNVKPEELASTIITVGDPGRVSEVSKHFDKIEGKYEHREFITHTGTIGHKRLSVVSTGIGPDNIDIVFNELDALANIDFSTRTIKSALTKLTIVRMGTSGALQADIPVDSFVASTHGLGVDNLLHFYKQQNNEEELQILNAFGAHTQLSSNGVNPYMASASASVLKEFVEGFYHGITVTCPGFYGPQGRILRLPLQYPNLISQLTSFRFGNHRITNFEMETSAMYGLGKILNHNCLSLSAIVANRVQHSFSKDGGKAVESLIVKSLEILSGMQ is encoded by the coding sequence ATGCTCAGAATTGCTGAAAGTGAATTGATCATTAACGACAGAGGTGCGGTTTACCATTTAAATGTAAAGCCGGAAGAGCTTGCCAGTACCATTATTACAGTTGGCGATCCGGGAAGGGTTTCCGAAGTCAGCAAACATTTTGACAAAATAGAAGGCAAGTACGAGCACAGAGAATTTATAACTCATACAGGTACTATTGGGCACAAAAGGCTTTCCGTTGTTTCCACAGGAATTGGACCCGATAATATAGATATTGTATTCAATGAACTGGATGCACTGGCCAATATTGATTTTAGCACCAGAACCATCAAATCAGCATTAACCAAACTAACCATCGTTCGAATGGGAACTTCAGGTGCATTGCAGGCCGATATACCCGTAGATAGTTTTGTAGCCAGTACACATGGATTGGGTGTAGATAATCTGCTGCACTTTTACAAGCAGCAGAACAATGAAGAAGAGCTACAGATTTTAAATGCATTTGGTGCACACACACAATTGAGCAGCAATGGCGTGAATCCTTATATGGCTTCTGCATCGGCTAGTGTACTCAAGGAATTTGTAGAAGGATTTTACCACGGTATTACCGTTACCTGTCCTGGATTTTATGGTCCACAGGGTAGAATTTTACGATTACCACTTCAATATCCTAACCTGATTTCTCAATTAACCAGCTTTAGATTCGGGAATCACCGCATCACCAATTTTGAAATGGAAACCAGTGCCATGTATGGATTAGGAAAAATACTAAACCATAACTGCCTAAGCCTTAGTGCTATAGTTGCCAATCGCGTTCAGCATAGTTTTAGCAAAGACGGGGGTAAAGCAGTTGAATCGCTAATCGTAAAAAGCCTGGAAATATTGTCTGGAATGCAATAA
- a CDS encoding sulfite exporter TauE/SafE family protein, which translates to MIILGYLLAALVGISLGLIGSGGSILTVPILVYIMGVDPVLATAYSLFIVGSTALVGGVQSATQKRVDFKTVLIFGIPSIAAVYATRLWMVPLIPKEIATIGSIVITKPIALMLLFAVVMILASVSMIKPGKKQAADENLPMQYNYPMILLEGSLVGVLTGLVGAGGGFLIIPALVILAKMPMKLAVGTSLFIIAAKSLIGFTGDLQGSEVIDWKLLLTFTGFAVVGIFGGIFLSKKIPGEKLKTAFGWFVLIMGIYIIIKELLFPAGGGH; encoded by the coding sequence ATGATCATACTTGGTTATTTATTAGCAGCCTTGGTAGGTATTTCATTAGGGCTTATTGGCAGTGGCGGTTCCATTTTAACTGTACCGATTCTAGTGTATATTATGGGGGTTGATCCTGTTCTGGCAACAGCTTATTCCTTATTCATTGTGGGATCAACTGCATTGGTAGGAGGCGTACAAAGTGCCACACAAAAAAGAGTTGATTTTAAAACCGTTCTCATATTTGGTATTCCCTCTATTGCGGCAGTGTATGCTACCCGTCTATGGATGGTTCCATTAATTCCGAAAGAAATAGCAACAATTGGTTCCATCGTTATAACAAAGCCCATTGCTCTCATGTTGCTATTTGCTGTAGTAATGATACTGGCTTCGGTAAGTATGATAAAGCCTGGCAAAAAACAGGCAGCTGATGAAAACTTACCTATGCAATACAATTATCCAATGATTTTACTGGAAGGATCCTTAGTGGGAGTGTTAACGGGTCTGGTAGGAGCGGGGGGCGGATTTTTAATTATACCTGCATTGGTAATACTTGCCAAAATGCCGATGAAGTTGGCAGTAGGGACTTCTTTGTTTATTATAGCTGCTAAGTCACTTATCGGTTTTACCGGTGACTTACAAGGAAGTGAAGTAATTGACTGGAAGTTATTACTAACATTCACCGGATTTGCAGTAGTAGGAATTTTCGGAGGTATCTTTTTGTCTAAAAAAATACCCGGTGAAAAATTAAAAACCGCATTTGGGTGGTTTGTTTTAATCATGGGTATTTACATCATTATTAAGGAATTATTGTTCCCTGCAGGTGGAGGACACTAA
- a CDS encoding MBL fold metallo-hydrolase, whose translation MFFQHIYDKSLAQASYFIGCQKAGVAAVIDAKRDVDTYLEIAKANNMTITHVFETHIHADFLAGSRELAQLTGAQLYLSAEGGEGWEYEFPHVGLKDNDVIKLGNLSFKVMHTPGHTPESISFLLTDHPASNEPVMLFTGDFVFVGDIGRPDLLEKAAGMVGTQDKGAKQMYQSINKFNALPDYVQVWPGHGAGSACGKALGAVPSTTVGYEKARNWAFQYAKNEEGFIKFLLADQPEPPKYFAMMKKLNKVDRPLLTEVPKLKQLSIEEVNANMAKGIKLLDARPKTEFAVGFIPGSLNVQGNNSFATWAGWYLSYDEPFMILADESMLDDLTRKLMRIGLDNIAGYLPSVNEFTKTGGTLSKVNQVDVETAKVLAKDPEVQVVDLRGVAEFNAGHIEGAENVFVGTLPDNLNKISRTKKVMIHCQGGDRASIGYSILAKNGFNNIVNYSPGMNEWISSGQPVIG comes from the coding sequence ATGTTTTTTCAACACATTTACGACAAGAGTTTAGCACAAGCCAGTTATTTTATTGGGTGTCAGAAAGCAGGTGTGGCTGCAGTGATAGATGCTAAAAGAGATGTGGATACTTATCTTGAAATTGCCAAGGCCAATAATATGACTATAACCCATGTTTTTGAAACGCATATTCATGCTGATTTCCTTGCGGGATCAAGAGAGCTGGCTCAACTAACCGGCGCACAGCTTTATTTGTCTGCAGAAGGTGGAGAAGGCTGGGAGTATGAATTTCCACATGTAGGATTAAAGGACAATGATGTAATCAAGTTGGGTAATTTGAGTTTTAAAGTAATGCATACGCCAGGACATACTCCTGAAAGTATCAGTTTCTTATTAACGGATCACCCTGCTAGCAATGAGCCAGTGATGTTATTTACAGGAGATTTTGTTTTTGTAGGCGATATTGGAAGACCTGATTTGTTAGAAAAAGCAGCGGGCATGGTAGGTACACAAGACAAAGGAGCAAAGCAAATGTACCAGAGCATTAATAAGTTCAATGCATTGCCTGATTATGTTCAAGTTTGGCCAGGTCATGGTGCAGGGTCAGCTTGTGGTAAGGCTTTGGGTGCTGTTCCGAGTACTACGGTTGGATATGAAAAAGCTAGAAACTGGGCTTTCCAGTATGCAAAAAACGAAGAAGGCTTTATCAAGTTTCTATTGGCTGATCAACCGGAGCCACCTAAGTATTTTGCGATGATGAAAAAGTTAAACAAGGTTGATCGTCCTTTATTAACAGAAGTTCCTAAGTTGAAGCAGCTTTCTATTGAAGAAGTAAATGCAAATATGGCTAAAGGTATAAAGTTGTTAGATGCAAGACCCAAAACAGAATTTGCTGTTGGATTTATTCCAGGAAGTTTAAACGTACAAGGCAATAATTCTTTTGCAACTTGGGCTGGCTGGTACCTTAGTTATGACGAACCTTTTATGATATTGGCTGACGAGTCTATGTTGGATGATTTAACTAGAAAATTAATGCGTATTGGTTTAGATAATATCGCTGGTTATTTACCTTCTGTTAATGAATTCACCAAAACAGGCGGAACGCTTAGCAAAGTAAATCAAGTTGATGTAGAAACTGCAAAAGTATTAGCTAAAGATCCTGAAGTGCAGGTGGTAGATTTAAGAGGGGTAGCAGAATTTAATGCAGGACATATTGAAGGTGCTGAAAATGTATTTGTAGGAACCTTACCCGATAATTTAAATAAAATCAGTAGAACTAAAAAAGTCATGATTCACTGTCAGGGTGGAGACAGAGCATCCATAGGTTATTCTATTCTTGCTAAAAATGGGTTCAATAATATTGTTAACTATTCTCCAGGAATGAATGAGTGGATCAGCTCCGGACAACCGGTAATTGGTTAG
- a CDS encoding YHS domain-containing protein translates to MKRINLFAAGLLLLIMASCNETPEAKVDNKALAPAKHGTLMDHHSSADSVIRKFSPDMVANKRDFICGMPVTAGIADTAHYDGKVYGFCATECKAEFLQHPQAYIKVK, encoded by the coding sequence ATGAAAAGAATCAATTTGTTTGCTGCTGGATTACTATTGTTAATTATGGCTTCATGTAATGAAACGCCCGAAGCAAAAGTTGATAATAAAGCACTGGCGCCTGCGAAGCATGGAACATTAATGGATCATCATTCATCTGCTGATTCTGTCATTAGAAAGTTTAGCCCTGATATGGTTGCCAACAAAAGGGATTTTATTTGCGGTATGCCTGTAACAGCTGGTATTGCTGATACCGCTCATTATGATGGCAAAGTGTATGGATTTTGCGCAACAGAATGCAAGGCAGAATTTTTGCAACATCCACAAGCATATATAAAAGTGAAATAA
- a CDS encoding MBL fold metallo-hydrolase, with the protein MKIEQIYTGCLAQGAYYIVSEGEAVIIDPLREIQPYLDRLAKDNVTLKYIFETHFHADFVSGHIDLSKATGAKIVYGPTAKASFDCIVAEDGEAFSIGKIRIKVLHTPGHTLESSTFLLIDENDKPYCIFSGDTLFLGDVGRPDLAQKAANMTQEELAGLLYDSLMNKIMPLPDDIIVYPAHGAGSACGKNMMKETVDTLGNQKKVNYALNQPDKNSFIKAVTEGLQPPPGYFGMNVAMNKQGYDSFESVLQKGSTPLRVEAFEAAAESTGALILDTRDPGNFYKGFIPQSINIGLGGDFAPWVGAMIVDVKQPLILVCEGDTFKDAITRLSRVGFDNVIGYLEGGFETWLNAGKSVDTVERIDAVAFSKMLDVNTDTIFDIRREGEYGAEHIENAYNKSLLYINDWIKDINPSEHFFVHCAGGYRSMIAASILQARGYRNFTEIEGGYKAIAETNIPRTNFVCPSKTLKL; encoded by the coding sequence ATGAAAATTGAACAAATTTATACGGGTTGTCTGGCGCAGGGCGCTTATTATATAGTCTCTGAAGGAGAGGCAGTCATTATTGATCCTTTAAGAGAAATACAGCCGTATCTGGATCGATTGGCAAAAGACAATGTTACCTTGAAGTATATTTTTGAAACCCATTTTCACGCAGATTTTGTAAGTGGTCATATTGATTTAAGTAAGGCTACAGGTGCTAAAATTGTATATGGTCCAACAGCAAAAGCAAGTTTCGATTGTATAGTAGCAGAAGACGGAGAAGCATTTTCAATAGGAAAAATTCGAATTAAAGTATTGCATACACCAGGCCATACATTAGAGAGCAGTACTTTTTTATTGATAGATGAAAATGATAAACCTTACTGTATTTTCAGTGGTGATACGCTTTTTTTGGGAGATGTGGGCAGACCCGATTTGGCGCAAAAAGCAGCTAACATGACGCAAGAAGAATTGGCAGGTTTACTTTATGATAGCTTGATGAATAAAATCATGCCTTTGCCCGATGACATTATAGTGTATCCCGCACATGGAGCAGGTAGCGCCTGTGGTAAAAATATGATGAAGGAAACAGTGGATACCTTAGGGAACCAGAAGAAAGTAAACTATGCACTAAACCAACCTGATAAAAACAGTTTTATTAAAGCAGTTACCGAAGGGCTTCAGCCACCTCCTGGTTATTTTGGAATGAATGTGGCAATGAACAAACAGGGGTATGACAGTTTTGAATCTGTTTTGCAAAAGGGGTCTACTCCCTTACGCGTAGAAGCTTTTGAAGCAGCTGCAGAATCCACTGGCGCATTAATTTTGGATACAAGGGATCCTGGTAACTTTTACAAAGGCTTTATCCCACAGTCTATCAATATTGGGTTAGGTGGGGATTTTGCCCCTTGGGTGGGAGCCATGATTGTGGATGTTAAGCAACCCCTTATACTAGTATGCGAGGGCGATACTTTTAAGGATGCGATAACCCGATTAAGCAGGGTAGGATTTGATAATGTGATTGGTTATTTAGAAGGAGGGTTTGAAACCTGGCTAAATGCTGGCAAGTCTGTTGATACAGTTGAGAGGATTGATGCAGTAGCGTTTTCAAAGATGCTTGATGTAAATACAGATACCATTTTTGATATCAGAAGAGAAGGAGAATATGGAGCAGAGCATATTGAAAATGCATATAATAAATCCTTGCTATACATCAATGATTGGATAAAGGATATCAACCCAAGTGAACATTTTTTTGTGCATTGTGCAGGAGGCTACAGAAGTATGATTGCTGCCAGTATTTTGCAGGCAAGGGGATACAGAAACTTCACAGAAATAGAAGGCGGATATAAAGCTATTGCAGAAACAAATATTCCACGGACCAATTTTGTTTGTCCTTCTAAAACTTTAAAATTATAA
- a CDS encoding OsmC family protein has protein sequence MSTPFHYEVDLVWQSDRKGTISSPVLHNTIEVATPPEFPKGMSGIWSPEHLLVAAVNSCYMTTFLAIAENSKLPFVSLNVKAVGLLEQPEGKYMITTVLLKPELVISDETIAERAMRVLEKTEKACLISNSIKASIKLDAVVKIAHS, from the coding sequence ATGAGTACCCCGTTTCATTATGAAGTAGACTTGGTTTGGCAATCAGACAGAAAGGGGACTATCAGTTCTCCTGTTTTACATAATACGATTGAAGTGGCAACGCCCCCTGAATTTCCCAAGGGTATGTCGGGAATCTGGTCGCCTGAACATTTATTGGTTGCAGCAGTTAACTCCTGCTATATGACTACTTTTTTAGCCATAGCTGAAAATTCAAAATTGCCATTTGTTTCCTTGAACGTAAAGGCGGTAGGTTTATTAGAACAGCCAGAAGGTAAATACATGATTACGACTGTACTTTTAAAGCCCGAGTTAGTAATTTCTGATGAAACCATTGCTGAGCGTGCTATGCGCGTGTTGGAAAAAACAGAAAAAGCCTGCTTGATTTCAAATTCGATAAAAGCTTCCATAAAATTGGATGCAGTTGTAAAAATTGCGCATTCGTAA